One Oryza glaberrima chromosome 11, OglaRS2, whole genome shotgun sequence genomic region harbors:
- the LOC127754678 gene encoding probable indole-3-pyruvate monooxygenase YUCCA10 codes for MEEVVVLIVGAGPAGLATAACLAQRHVPYVIVERESCTASLWRHRAYDRLKLHLAKEFCELPHMAYPMGTPTYVPRDMFVEYLDSYTDQFGIRPRYHTAIESAIYDGGMNRWSVLAQDTDTSVVTRLTAQFLVVATGENSAASIPPVPGLTKFEGEAIHSSAYKSGRAYTGKNVLVVGAGNSGMEIAYDLAMHGAHTSIVVRSPVHIMTKELIRFGMTVVQNLGLTVTTADSLLVMAANFYFGDLSKHGITRPKIGPLLLKSQTGRSAVIDVGTARLIKGGVIKVFQGISKINTDSIEFHGGKQIPFDAIVFATGYKSTVNTWLKNGESMFKDDGFPMKFFPNHWKGENGLYCAGFARRGLAGIAMDAKNIADHIVATMDQVSC; via the exons ATGGAGGAGGTGGTCGTTCTCATCGTCGGTGCGGGGCCAGCAGGCCTAGCAACGGCAGCGTGCCTTGCACAGCGCCATGTGCCCTATGTCATTGTCGAGCGTGAGTCCTGCACCGCGTCGCTGTGGCGCCACCGTGCCTATGACCGACTCAAGCTGCACCTCGCCAAGGAGTTTTGTGAGCTACCACACATGGCGTATCCTATGGGCACACCAACATACGTCCCTAGGGATATGTTTGTGGAGTACCTAGATAGCTACACTGATCAGTTTGGGATACGGCCAAGGTACCACACCGCTATCGAGTCAGCAATATATGATGGAGGTATGAACCGTTGGTCCGTGCTAGCACAGGACACAGACACTAGCGTTGTGACAAGGCTCACCGCACAGTTCCTTGTCGTGGCCACTGGCGAGAATAGTGCGGCAAGCATTCCACCAGTTCCTGGTCTCACTAAGTTCGAGGGAGAAGCCATTCACTCGTCGGCTTACAAGTCCGGGAGAGCCTATACCGGGAAGAATGTGCTTGTGGTCGGTGCCGGGAATTCTGGCATGGAGATCGCCTATGATCTTGCCATGCATGGAGCCCACACCTCCATAGTTGTTCGTAGCCCG GTACACATCATGACCAAAGAACTAATACGATTTGGGATGACAGTGGTCCAAAATCTAGGGCTAACAGTGACAACAGCGGATTCTCTTCTTGTAATGGCTGCAAATTTCTATTTTGGAGACTTGTCAAAACATGGTATTACGAGGCCTAAAATTGGTCCTCTGTTACTGAAATCACAAACTGGCCGGTCCGCCGTCATAGACGTAGGGACTGCAAGATTAATCAAAGGAGGAGTTATCAAA GTGTTCCAAGGAATATCGAAGATAAATACAGATAGTATTGAATTTCATGGTGGGAAGCAAATTCCTTTTGATGCCATTGTATTTGCAACGGGCTACAAAAGCACAGTAAATACATGGCTAAAG AATGGTGAAAGCATGTTTAAAGATGATGGTTTCCCTATGAAATTCTTTCCAAATCATTGGAAAGGTGAAAATGGACTATATTGTGCTGGGTTTGCAAGGAGAGGATTGGCCGGCATTGCCATGGATGCTAAGAATATTGCAGATCACATAGTGGCCACCATGGATCAAGTGTCTTGTTAA